A window of the Isosphaera pallida ATCC 43644 genome harbors these coding sequences:
- a CDS encoding O-antigen ligase family protein, which produces MVSAKRVESRRAGHPAAIGPQAVPVAASVWPVVGEWLRRGALALLAALIVIRLTFPSDAPTVDVQRSGVIWDGAMLGVTLLALLAGAVGGATRWRWSAVDACVIAGMILLAFSTRGALDGRAALNGAWNGVGVGLAYLLARCLPRDARESRGLASALAAAAVGLAAYGLVQVALEFPETRARYQANPQASLLAAGIDPTDPASVSRFENRLLGSREPFATFALANSLAGLLVGVAAIGLAALFDHLTRPRSFNGSAPGETTATATSTVSVLIAAIPLGIVLTCLLLTKSRSAYLGLLVAGLVWLWRAGKTRGGGALGAVVVGSAVLGALAVATGAATGQLDRLIVTESFKSLSYRLDYWRGAWGILTGEEGVFWTGLGPNNFAPAYPRWMTETASEEIADPHNFVLEAWCTAGVFGMVATLAGLGWGLRHLLGPGQGIEEGRDDPEPLETVHAAAPRSGWWLVVAAAFGWVLALAINPTVEERRLVVLLAGFGGAVLLGRGLAMGNTVGSAALGLGVLAVAVNLLAAGGLGFPSVALPWAVWLAVGQNLRQDRRCGRLRVAGRLPAVTGLLIWAAVVGIYVGTIGSFLRSEALLEAAERLASRASRPEEFDRPLELALEAAEADRLSARPWTTLAQLTYARWIASGAQEDRNVWIKALTYYDMALEPPRDPRAGSILREQARMGKLFLERLGESISPNDRLVLLGRIAKATRLASRLAPTRAGLRAELAGLNADLSLYDQAVAEAEEALRLDAATPHADRKLDDARRRFLQDALPRWREAAAKPRSRDGHGSDRPPATQAARESLHSEFPTDISSRLARWRIVHHARESS; this is translated from the coding sequence ATGGTGTCCGCCAAGCGAGTTGAATCCAGACGCGCGGGGCATCCGGCGGCGATCGGACCTCAAGCGGTGCCGGTGGCGGCCTCGGTCTGGCCGGTGGTGGGCGAATGGCTCCGCCGGGGTGCCTTAGCGTTATTGGCGGCGCTGATCGTCATTCGTTTGACCTTCCCCAGCGACGCGCCGACGGTCGATGTGCAGCGCTCCGGGGTGATCTGGGACGGGGCGATGCTGGGCGTGACGCTTCTGGCGTTGCTGGCTGGCGCGGTTGGCGGCGCGACCCGTTGGCGCTGGTCGGCGGTGGACGCCTGCGTGATCGCCGGGATGATTCTGCTGGCCTTCTCGACCAGAGGGGCGCTGGATGGCCGCGCGGCGCTCAATGGGGCGTGGAACGGCGTGGGGGTGGGGTTGGCTTATCTGTTGGCCCGTTGTCTGCCCCGCGACGCGAGGGAGTCGCGCGGGTTGGCCTCAGCGTTGGCGGCAGCGGCGGTGGGTTTGGCGGCCTATGGTCTGGTTCAGGTCGCTTTGGAGTTTCCCGAGACCCGCGCGCGTTACCAGGCCAATCCCCAGGCGTCGCTGCTGGCCGCAGGGATCGACCCGACCGACCCTGCCTCGGTGTCTCGGTTCGAGAACCGTCTGCTGGGCTCACGGGAGCCGTTCGCCACCTTTGCGCTGGCCAACTCGCTGGCCGGTCTGCTCGTGGGAGTCGCCGCGATCGGCCTGGCCGCATTGTTCGACCACCTCACCCGTCCCCGCTCATTCAACGGTTCAGCGCCGGGTGAAACGACCGCGACCGCAACCTCCACCGTCTCGGTTCTGATCGCCGCGATTCCACTGGGAATAGTGTTGACCTGTTTGTTGCTGACCAAGAGTCGTAGCGCCTACCTTGGGTTGCTGGTGGCCGGACTGGTTTGGCTCTGGCGCGCTGGCAAGACCCGCGGGGGTGGCGCGCTGGGGGCAGTGGTGGTGGGTTCGGCGGTGTTGGGAGCACTGGCCGTGGCAACCGGCGCGGCAACCGGTCAGCTTGACAGGTTGATCGTCACCGAGTCGTTCAAATCGCTGAGTTATCGCCTGGATTACTGGCGGGGGGCCTGGGGCATCCTGACTGGCGAAGAAGGGGTGTTCTGGACTGGTCTTGGTCCCAACAACTTCGCACCGGCTTATCCCCGATGGATGACTGAGACCGCCAGCGAGGAGATCGCCGATCCACACAACTTTGTGCTGGAAGCGTGGTGTACGGCGGGGGTTTTCGGCATGGTGGCGACCCTGGCGGGTCTGGGGTGGGGATTGCGTCATCTTCTGGGTCCGGGGCAGGGGATTGAAGAAGGGCGGGATGATCCCGAGCCACTTGAGACGGTTCACGCCGCGGCTCCCAGAAGCGGCTGGTGGCTGGTGGTGGCCGCAGCGTTTGGTTGGGTTTTGGCCTTGGCGATCAACCCGACGGTCGAAGAGCGGCGGTTGGTGGTCTTGCTGGCAGGCTTCGGCGGCGCGGTGTTGCTGGGGCGGGGGCTAGCGATGGGCAACACGGTGGGTTCGGCGGCGTTGGGGCTAGGCGTGCTGGCTGTGGCGGTCAACCTGCTGGCCGCCGGTGGTCTGGGCTTTCCTAGCGTGGCGTTGCCGTGGGCCGTCTGGTTGGCCGTCGGTCAAAACCTGCGGCAGGATCGACGTTGCGGACGGCTGCGGGTGGCCGGACGGTTGCCCGCGGTTACCGGGTTGCTGATCTGGGCGGCGGTGGTGGGCATCTATGTCGGCACGATTGGCTCGTTTTTGAGGTCCGAAGCGTTGTTGGAGGCGGCGGAGCGTCTGGCGTCGCGGGCGAGCCGTCCCGAGGAATTCGACCGCCCCTTGGAGTTGGCCCTAGAGGCAGCCGAGGCCGACCGGTTGTCGGCCCGCCCCTGGACAACCCTGGCCCAATTGACCTACGCCCGTTGGATCGCTTCGGGAGCTCAGGAGGATCGCAACGTTTGGATCAAAGCGCTGACGTACTACGACATGGCGTTAGAGCCGCCCCGCGACCCGAGGGCCGGGTCGATCCTCCGCGAGCAGGCCCGGATGGGTAAACTCTTTTTGGAGCGTCTGGGTGAATCGATCAGCCCCAACGATCGTCTCGTGTTGCTAGGACGAATCGCCAAGGCCACCCGTCTGGCCAGCCGCCTCGCCCCGACCCGCGCCGGATTGCGGGCGGAGCTGGCGGGACTGAATGCCGACTTGAGCCTGTACGACCAGGCGGTGGCCGAAGCCGAGGAAGCGCTGAGGTTGGACGCGGCCACCCCCCATGCTGACCGCAAGCTCGATGACGCCCGCCGCCGGTTTCTCCAAGACGCCTTGCCCCGCTGGCGCGAGGCGGCGGCCAAACCGCGATCCCGCGACGGCCACGGTTCCGACCGCCCTCCTGCGACCCAGGCGGCTAGAGAGTCCCTCCACTCCGAGTTCCCCACCGACATCTCGTCCCGACTCGCGCGATGGAGGATTGTCCACCACGCGAGGGAATCATCGTGA
- a CDS encoding Rieske (2Fe-2S) protein encodes MSEFVRLTTVAEVPPGEAREFEVDGRVIAVFNLHDRFVAVDGVCPHQGGPLADGEVENGVVTCPWHGWRFHLETGTCPDARRATIEVFPVKVEGDEILVALPQG; translated from the coding sequence ATGTCCGAGTTTGTGAGACTCACCACGGTCGCGGAAGTCCCTCCAGGCGAGGCGCGCGAGTTCGAGGTCGACGGTCGGGTGATCGCCGTTTTCAACCTCCACGACCGCTTTGTGGCCGTGGACGGCGTGTGTCCTCACCAGGGAGGACCGCTGGCCGATGGGGAGGTGGAAAACGGGGTGGTCACCTGTCCCTGGCACGGTTGGCGATTCCATTTGGAGACTGGGACCTGCCCCGACGCGCGTCGCGCCACAATCGAGGTTTTCCCTGTTAAGGTCGAAGGTGACGAGATCCTGGTCGCGTTGCCGCAGGGTTGA
- a CDS encoding GNAT family N-acetyltransferase: MSDGPIRFRSFRNSDPPALTTLWNQGVPMGGATARPLSVHEFETDILNHPYFEADGLIVALDESDRVCGFAHIGFGPSTDWSLADGRAGSDADFKSWTSGCTSSLLSAGGGLISPRPRLDRSWGTVAMMVFESPHQAPPWAPLLLDEARRRLEAQGAQVIYAGGAFPLNPFYWGCYGGGEFSGVLSSHQAFHQTLEQGGFRPVQTSVLFEADCFAMEARDPRAAAIRRDFRFEIEEDFLAPDWWRTIALSEHQHAEIQLRGRRDHRRVARATVWDMEAFGREDGLHRYALTDLVVDPNYRRRGLARFLVVELIKYARLQYIDRLCVQTDSSNQPALALYRALGFEQVETSRLYRLDSQGGGVFRPGGLEGRTDS, from the coding sequence GTGAGCGACGGCCCGATCCGGTTCCGCAGCTTCCGCAACAGCGATCCGCCGGCGCTGACGACCCTTTGGAATCAGGGCGTTCCGATGGGGGGCGCAACTGCTCGGCCCTTGTCGGTCCATGAGTTCGAGACCGACATCCTCAATCATCCTTACTTTGAGGCGGATGGTTTGATTGTGGCGTTGGACGAATCCGATCGGGTGTGCGGCTTCGCCCACATTGGGTTTGGCCCGTCCACCGATTGGAGCTTGGCCGATGGTCGAGCGGGGAGCGACGCCGATTTCAAGAGCTGGACCAGCGGTTGCACCTCGTCGCTTCTGAGCGCCGGAGGCGGTTTGATTTCTCCAAGGCCGCGATTGGATCGGAGTTGGGGAACGGTGGCGATGATGGTCTTCGAGTCGCCCCACCAAGCCCCGCCCTGGGCACCGCTTTTATTGGACGAAGCTCGACGCCGCCTCGAAGCCCAAGGAGCCCAGGTCATTTACGCCGGAGGCGCGTTTCCGCTCAACCCATTTTACTGGGGATGCTACGGCGGCGGCGAATTTTCCGGGGTCCTCAGTTCCCACCAGGCGTTTCACCAGACGTTGGAGCAGGGCGGGTTCCGTCCGGTGCAAACCTCCGTTCTTTTTGAGGCCGACTGCTTCGCTATGGAGGCCCGCGACCCTCGCGCCGCGGCGATCCGCCGCGACTTCCGTTTCGAGATCGAGGAGGACTTTTTGGCCCCCGACTGGTGGCGAACCATTGCGTTATCCGAACATCAACACGCCGAGATTCAGTTGCGTGGCCGTCGCGACCATCGCCGGGTGGCCCGCGCGACGGTCTGGGATATGGAAGCCTTTGGCCGCGAGGATGGGTTGCACCGCTACGCCTTGACCGATCTGGTGGTCGATCCCAACTACCGTCGTCGCGGCCTGGCCCGCTTCCTGGTGGTGGAGTTGATCAAGTACGCTCGCCTCCAGTATATCGACCGTCTCTGTGTCCAGACCGACTCGTCCAACCAACCGGCGCTGGCCCTTTATCGCGCCTTGGGGTTCGAGCAAGTGGAAACCAGTCGGCTCTATCGGCTCGACAGTCAAGGCGGTGGTGTCTTCCGCCCCGGTGGTTTGGAGGGGCGTACCGATTCCTGA
- a CDS encoding dihydroorotate dehydrogenase: protein MNMSAGPFDPNTSLTTAGPPADAAHSNALQRDGRRETVFPVDLRTRVGRLILANPILVASGTFGYAREVAPFFKLDQLGGIVPKTITAAPRAGNRVPRTVETASGLLNAIGLDNDGIDHFLEHHLPYLRGLGTAIVVNVAGESPEQFAELAGRVGSEPGVAAVELNLSCPNVSHGLDLGIEPATVQRVVARCRAVCETPLWAKLTPNVTDIVPLARAAWDGGADAVTLINTLKGLAVDWRRRRPILANDFGGLSGPAIKPVALRMVWEVHRALPSLPIVGVGGILTLDDALEFLVAGASAVQVGTATFFQPDAALTIRQALSAALAGQGIKAVSELVGQLRSHRDPIG, encoded by the coding sequence ATGAACATGAGCGCCGGTCCTTTTGATCCCAATACGTCGTTGACGACAGCAGGTCCGCCCGCCGACGCCGCCCATTCCAACGCCCTCCAACGAGATGGTCGGCGGGAGACCGTCTTTCCAGTCGATCTGCGGACGCGGGTGGGTCGCTTGATCCTAGCCAATCCAATCCTGGTGGCCTCGGGAACCTTCGGCTATGCCCGTGAGGTCGCGCCGTTTTTCAAACTGGACCAACTTGGCGGGATCGTGCCCAAAACGATTACCGCCGCGCCCCGCGCGGGTAACCGGGTGCCCCGCACGGTGGAGACCGCCTCGGGCCTGCTCAACGCGATTGGACTGGATAACGACGGAATCGACCACTTTTTGGAACACCATCTGCCCTACCTGCGCGGGTTGGGGACTGCGATTGTGGTCAACGTGGCCGGGGAGTCGCCCGAGCAATTCGCCGAGCTGGCCGGTCGGGTTGGGTCGGAGCCGGGGGTCGCGGCGGTCGAGTTGAACCTGTCGTGTCCCAATGTCAGTCATGGCCTGGATTTGGGGATCGAGCCGGCGACGGTTCAACGGGTGGTGGCCAGATGCCGCGCGGTGTGCGAAACGCCGCTTTGGGCTAAGCTGACCCCGAACGTCACCGACATCGTGCCGTTGGCCCGCGCGGCTTGGGACGGCGGTGCCGACGCGGTGACGCTGATCAACACGCTCAAGGGCCTGGCGGTCGATTGGCGACGGCGACGCCCGATCCTGGCTAATGACTTCGGCGGTCTGAGTGGCCCGGCGATCAAACCAGTAGCGCTTCGGATGGTCTGGGAAGTCCATCGCGCTTTGCCGTCGCTGCCGATTGTGGGGGTGGGCGGGATCCTCACCCTGGACGATGCCTTGGAGTTTCTGGTGGCTGGAGCCTCGGCGGTTCAGGTCGGGACTGCGACCTTCTTCCAACCCGATGCCGCCTTGACCATCCGCCAGGCGCTCAGCGCCGCGCTGGCGGGTCAGGGGATCAAGGCGGTGTCGGAGCTGGTAGGCCAACTCCGCTCCCACCGCGATCCTATCGGTTGA
- a CDS encoding carboxylesterase family protein, giving the protein MFTFSDPSESPQLSQSLIPGSLERRDWKGTIPTRLSYWLHLPPDYAARESCPLLLFLHGAGERGEDLEKVKAHGPPKLLASGRPTPCSQFIVVAPQCPTDQYWSVETLLALLDDLERELKVDRSRISVTGLSMGGYGVWALVTSQPRRFAAAVPICGGGSPILARLTPAKEVPVWAFHGARDPVVPLRASEEMVKAWQDQGGDAKLTVYPEAGHDSWTETYANPELYRWLLDHRRG; this is encoded by the coding sequence ATGTTCACCTTTTCCGATCCTTCCGAGTCTCCCCAACTTTCCCAATCGCTGATACCTGGATCTCTGGAACGCCGGGACTGGAAGGGGACGATCCCGACCCGCCTTTCCTACTGGTTGCATTTGCCGCCGGATTACGCAGCCAGAGAGAGCTGTCCACTGTTGCTGTTCCTGCATGGCGCGGGGGAGCGCGGGGAAGATCTGGAGAAGGTCAAAGCCCATGGTCCGCCCAAGCTACTGGCCTCGGGACGACCCACCCCCTGCTCCCAATTCATTGTAGTGGCTCCCCAGTGTCCGACGGATCAATACTGGAGCGTGGAAACTCTGCTGGCGTTGTTAGACGATTTGGAGCGGGAGCTCAAGGTGGATCGGAGCCGGATTTCTGTCACGGGACTGAGCATGGGAGGGTACGGCGTCTGGGCGTTGGTGACCAGCCAACCGCGGCGTTTCGCCGCAGCGGTGCCGATTTGTGGCGGTGGTTCGCCGATCTTGGCGCGTTTGACCCCCGCTAAGGAAGTGCCGGTGTGGGCCTTTCACGGGGCGCGTGACCCGGTGGTACCGCTTCGGGCTTCCGAAGAGATGGTCAAAGCATGGCAAGACCAAGGGGGCGACGCCAAGCTGACAGTGTATCCCGAAGCGGGTCACGATTCTTGGACTGAAACTT
- a CDS encoding arginyltransferase, with translation MIVLDHELSEPRRCAYLKEQMAVSEELFVEAMSLEEYQELMDSGWRRFGHAVYRPRCPSCDACRALRIPVDRFVPNRAQRRVRSRNEGVVTLEVGEPTVDEERIDLYNRFHAARSRTRQWDGKDETNSWSYAFAFAVNPIPTAEYRYRLHGKLVGVGYVDELPEALSAIYFLHDPDHADRNLGTWNVLSVIERARSLGRPWVHLGYYVSDCLSLAYKASFQPYELLEPGQGWKQPPDLRRPGREHGCPPAQTVRLRAADENSS, from the coding sequence ATGATCGTGTTGGACCATGAACTCTCCGAACCGCGGCGCTGCGCCTATCTCAAGGAGCAGATGGCGGTTTCGGAGGAACTGTTCGTCGAGGCGATGAGTTTGGAAGAGTATCAGGAACTGATGGACTCCGGTTGGCGGCGGTTCGGCCACGCGGTTTATCGCCCTCGCTGTCCTTCCTGCGATGCTTGTCGCGCGCTGCGGATCCCGGTGGATCGTTTCGTCCCCAACCGCGCCCAGCGACGGGTCCGCAGCCGCAACGAGGGGGTGGTGACCTTGGAGGTAGGGGAACCTACAGTCGATGAGGAACGGATTGATCTGTACAACCGCTTTCACGCCGCCCGGTCGCGCACCCGCCAATGGGACGGCAAGGACGAAACCAATTCCTGGAGTTACGCCTTCGCCTTCGCGGTTAACCCGATCCCCACGGCCGAATATCGCTACCGTCTTCACGGAAAGCTCGTGGGGGTCGGCTATGTTGACGAGTTGCCCGAGGCGCTCTCGGCCATCTACTTTTTACACGATCCCGACCACGCCGACCGCAATCTGGGGACCTGGAACGTCTTGAGCGTGATCGAACGGGCGCGAAGCCTGGGTCGGCCTTGGGTTCATCTGGGTTATTATGTGAGCGACTGTCTTTCGCTGGCCTATAAAGCGAGTTTTCAACCTTATGAGTTGCTAGAGCCGGGTCAGGGTTGGAAACAACCGCCGGATCTTCGTCGTCCTGGTCGCGAGCATGGTTGCCCACCCGCTCAAACGGTCCGCCTACGCGCCGCGGACGAGAATTCCTCGTGA
- a CDS encoding glycosyltransferase family 4 protein: MAWLAVGLFLGGAALVLSWALGHAVRRLAPRVGLVDVPGGRKAHQVPTPLGGGLAIASATTFILGCGWLAVGPLRPWLPLPEPLAIHADGLRDKAGTLWLLIGLSWLILLMGLADDRRALNWRPRLAIQFALAGMFVWWGDRITLFWPLSQPLVSGGLTVLWIVGLTNAFNFLDNMDGLAAGVALIAAALLAAASALVGGLFVPVALIVLIGALAGFLIHNRPPARLFMGDAGSNFLGFVLGGLSVLGTFTRVEGVGPVAYAPHAALTPLLVMAVPLYDTISVILIRLREGRSPFQPDRRHFSHRLVARGLTPPRAVATIHLVTLAGGLGALLLHRLDGLGAAVVASQTLCLLGIVAILESTSGASATIQSNERPEEGDGVRQAS, translated from the coding sequence GTGGCATGGTTGGCGGTGGGGCTTTTCCTGGGCGGCGCGGCTCTGGTCCTGAGTTGGGCGCTGGGGCACGCGGTTCGGCGTCTGGCTCCCCGAGTGGGCTTGGTCGATGTGCCGGGCGGCCGCAAGGCGCATCAGGTACCGACACCCTTGGGGGGTGGTTTGGCCATCGCGTCGGCGACCACGTTCATTTTGGGATGCGGTTGGCTGGCGGTGGGTCCGCTTCGTCCCTGGTTGCCCTTGCCCGAGCCGTTGGCGATCCACGCTGACGGCCTGCGCGATAAGGCGGGGACACTCTGGTTGCTGATCGGTCTGAGTTGGCTCATCCTGCTGATGGGCCTGGCTGACGACCGCCGCGCTCTCAACTGGAGGCCGCGGTTGGCGATCCAGTTCGCTTTGGCGGGGATGTTCGTCTGGTGGGGCGATCGGATCACCCTGTTTTGGCCGCTCTCCCAACCGCTGGTCTCGGGCGGTCTGACCGTGCTTTGGATCGTCGGCCTGACCAATGCGTTCAACTTTTTGGACAACATGGATGGCCTGGCCGCCGGGGTCGCGCTGATTGCCGCGGCGCTGCTGGCGGCGGCCTCGGCGTTGGTCGGTGGCCTGTTCGTGCCGGTGGCGTTGATTGTACTGATCGGCGCGCTCGCCGGGTTTCTGATCCACAATCGCCCGCCCGCGCGGTTGTTCATGGGCGACGCTGGGAGCAACTTCCTCGGGTTCGTGCTGGGCGGCCTGAGCGTTCTGGGCACCTTCACCCGGGTCGAGGGGGTCGGGCCGGTGGCTTACGCCCCCCACGCCGCCCTAACCCCGCTACTGGTCATGGCGGTACCACTCTACGATACGATCTCGGTGATTCTGATCCGCTTGCGCGAGGGTCGCAGTCCATTCCAGCCGGATCGCCGCCACTTCTCGCATCGTCTAGTGGCCCGAGGCTTGACCCCGCCCCGCGCGGTGGCGACGATCCATCTGGTCACGTTGGCCGGTGGCCTCGGCGCGTTGCTGTTGCATCGCTTGGACGGCCTCGGCGCGGCGGTGGTGGCGTCGCAGACGCTCTGCCTATTGGGGATCGTGGCGATTCTAGAATCGACCTCGGGAGCGTCCGCGACGATCCAATCGAACGAGCGGCCGGAGGAGGGGGATGGTGTCCGCCAAGCGAGTTGA
- a CDS encoding bifunctional UDP-N-acetylglucosamine diphosphorylase/glucosamine-1-phosphate N-acetyltransferase GlmU, with protein MNHSPASSTQAPSDRCFGPVAIILAAGHGKRMKSNKAKVLHEVCGRPMIHYVVDAVRQAGVRRIVVVVGFAADQVRAALADQPDVEFVLQEQQRGTGDAVKACRALLADHDGPALVVVGDEPLLRPEPLAALLERQAREGFACLMGTAVVSDPTGFGRILRDGAGRFLRIVEERDCDSREAAIREINPSCYVFALPHLWTALDRLTTNNAQGEYYLTDAPTLLQEMGLKVEAQPALEPDDVLGINTRAHLAEAHMVMQRRIHNRLMEEGVGIVDPRNTSIDARASIGRDTVIHPFTVITGRVRIGVECSIGPFALVRDGVTLGDRVSVGAFVELTRSDLGDGVAVRHLSYLGDAQVGASVNIGAGTITANYDGRAKHPTRIGAGAFVGAGAILVAPAEVGERAVVGAGAVLPPGRVVEPGQTVVGVPARPLDRFQRSATDPR; from the coding sequence ATGAACCACTCGCCCGCCTCGTCCACCCAAGCTCCTTCTGATCGATGCTTTGGTCCAGTGGCGATCATCCTGGCCGCTGGACATGGCAAGCGGATGAAGTCCAACAAGGCCAAGGTGCTGCACGAGGTGTGTGGTCGGCCGATGATCCATTATGTGGTGGACGCGGTGCGTCAAGCCGGCGTGCGGCGAATCGTGGTGGTGGTCGGCTTCGCAGCCGATCAAGTGCGGGCCGCCTTGGCCGACCAGCCGGATGTCGAGTTCGTGCTTCAGGAACAGCAACGCGGCACCGGCGACGCGGTGAAAGCCTGTCGCGCCCTGCTCGCCGACCATGACGGCCCAGCACTGGTGGTCGTGGGGGACGAGCCGTTGTTGCGTCCCGAACCGCTGGCCGCGTTGCTAGAGCGTCAGGCCCGCGAAGGCTTCGCCTGCCTCATGGGAACGGCCGTGGTGTCCGACCCCACCGGTTTTGGCCGAATCCTCCGCGATGGGGCCGGGCGATTCCTGCGGATTGTCGAAGAACGCGATTGCGACTCCCGCGAGGCAGCCATCCGCGAGATCAACCCGAGTTGCTACGTTTTCGCCCTGCCCCACCTCTGGACCGCCCTGGATCGCCTCACCACCAATAACGCCCAAGGTGAATATTACCTCACCGACGCTCCGACCCTGCTTCAGGAGATGGGCCTCAAAGTCGAAGCCCAACCGGCGCTAGAGCCGGACGACGTGCTGGGGATCAACACCCGTGCCCATCTCGCGGAAGCTCACATGGTGATGCAGCGACGGATTCACAACCGCTTGATGGAGGAGGGGGTAGGAATCGTCGATCCCCGCAACACCTCGATCGACGCGCGGGCGTCGATTGGCCGGGACACAGTGATTCATCCGTTCACAGTTATCACCGGTCGGGTGAGAATCGGCGTGGAATGCTCGATTGGTCCGTTTGCACTGGTGCGCGACGGCGTGACCCTGGGGGATCGGGTGAGCGTGGGGGCGTTCGTGGAGTTGACCCGCTCGGATCTGGGCGACGGGGTCGCGGTGCGTCATCTAAGCTACCTGGGGGACGCTCAGGTGGGCGCGTCGGTGAACATCGGGGCCGGCACGATCACCGCCAACTACGATGGACGCGCCAAACATCCCACCCGGATCGGAGCCGGGGCGTTCGTGGGGGCCGGGGCTATTCTCGTGGCCCCTGCCGAGGTGGGCGAAAGAGCGGTTGTGGGGGCCGGCGCGGTGCTGCCGCCGGGTCGCGTGGTCGAGCCGGGCCAAACTGTGGTGGGGGTCCCGGCCCGGCCTTTGGATCGCTTCCAACGATCCGCGACCGATCCCCGGTGA
- a CDS encoding proline--tRNA ligase — translation MRWSKALIPTLKEAPAGAVAPSHQLLLKAGMIRQLGSGAYTYLPLGWRVLNKIVAIVRKGMDDAGAQEMLMPALQPVELWKETGRYQTFGDLLMQLKVGGDQTMALGPTHEEVVTDLARDLIKSYRQLPMTLYQIQTKFRDEPRPRFGVLRTREFLMKDAYSFDANLDQLNQSYDAMYEAYQRIFDECGIPYVVVEAESGPIGGDSSHEFMVPASIGEDVILQCPASGYAANVERAAVGALKLPTQTERVARAAVAPPFEKVATPGKRTIQEVSDFLGVTPDQTAKLMVFLADGAPVGVLIRGDHEANEAKIRRTFAAETVTPADAATIQSATGAPMGFLGPVDLKIPLAVDQSVAAMEKVVVGGNAVDLHLTGVVPGRDFPLDRVADLRNAVAGDPCPLSGQPMIETRGIEVGHVFKLGTKYSKAMGATFLDETGTAQDIIMGCYGIGINRILAAAVEALHDAHGIVWPLAIAPYEVILIPLKVSNPDLMAVVETLERELAAAGIDVLTDDRDHQPGFKFKDADLIGIPLRVVIGERGLKEGKLELKWRHEKEADSIPVEGAGAAIAARIAQAKHARARVLSERRAARAAARNA, via the coding sequence GTGCGTTGGTCCAAGGCGCTGATCCCGACGTTGAAGGAGGCTCCCGCCGGCGCGGTGGCCCCAAGTCATCAATTATTGCTCAAGGCCGGGATGATCCGCCAGCTCGGGTCGGGAGCCTACACCTATTTGCCGTTGGGCTGGCGGGTGCTCAACAAGATCGTGGCGATCGTGCGCAAAGGCATGGACGACGCGGGCGCTCAAGAAATGTTGATGCCCGCGCTTCAGCCGGTGGAACTTTGGAAGGAGACCGGTCGCTACCAGACCTTCGGCGACTTGCTGATGCAACTCAAGGTCGGCGGCGATCAGACCATGGCGCTGGGACCAACCCACGAGGAGGTGGTGACCGACCTGGCCCGCGACCTCATCAAGTCGTATCGGCAACTGCCGATGACCTTGTATCAGATTCAGACCAAGTTCCGCGACGAGCCGCGTCCCCGCTTCGGCGTACTGCGGACTCGCGAGTTCCTCATGAAAGATGCCTATAGCTTCGATGCCAACCTCGACCAACTCAACCAGAGCTACGACGCGATGTACGAGGCGTATCAGCGGATCTTCGACGAGTGTGGGATCCCCTACGTGGTGGTCGAGGCCGAAAGTGGTCCCATCGGCGGCGACAGTTCGCATGAGTTTATGGTTCCCGCTTCGATCGGCGAGGATGTGATCCTCCAATGCCCGGCCTCAGGCTATGCGGCCAACGTCGAACGGGCCGCCGTGGGGGCGTTGAAGCTGCCGACCCAAACCGAGCGGGTGGCGCGGGCTGCGGTCGCTCCACCCTTTGAAAAGGTGGCCACGCCGGGAAAGCGGACGATTCAAGAGGTGTCGGACTTTCTGGGGGTGACACCGGATCAGACCGCCAAGTTGATGGTCTTTCTCGCCGACGGCGCACCGGTTGGGGTGCTGATTCGGGGCGATCACGAGGCCAACGAGGCCAAGATCCGCCGGACCTTTGCCGCCGAGACCGTCACGCCGGCCGATGCCGCCACGATTCAGAGCGCCACCGGCGCGCCGATGGGCTTCCTCGGGCCGGTTGATTTGAAAATCCCTCTGGCCGTCGATCAAAGTGTCGCGGCGATGGAGAAGGTGGTGGTGGGAGGCAACGCGGTCGATCTCCATCTGACCGGGGTGGTTCCTGGGCGCGATTTTCCGCTGGATCGGGTGGCCGACCTGCGCAACGCCGTCGCGGGCGATCCCTGCCCGCTCAGCGGCCAGCCGATGATTGAAACTCGAGGCATCGAGGTCGGCCACGTCTTCAAGCTCGGCACCAAATACTCCAAAGCGATGGGAGCCACCTTCCTGGATGAGACCGGAACGGCCCAAGACATCATCATGGGTTGCTACGGTATTGGAATCAACCGCATCCTCGCCGCGGCCGTCGAAGCCCTCCACGACGCCCACGGGATCGTCTGGCCTCTGGCGATTGCCCCCTACGAGGTGATCCTGATCCCGCTCAAAGTTTCTAACCCCGACCTGATGGCGGTGGTCGAGACCCTCGAGCGCGAACTGGCCGCCGCCGGGATCGACGTCTTGACCGACGACCGCGACCATCAACCCGGCTTCAAATTCAAGGACGCCGATCTGATCGGAATCCCGCTCCGCGTCGTGATCGGTGAGCGTGGCCTGAAGGAGGGTAAGCTCGAACTCAAGTGGCGGCACGAAAAGGAGGCCGACTCGATCCCGGTGGAAGGAGCTGGGGCAGCGATTGCTGCGCGGATCGCTCAGGCCAAACACGCCCGGGCCCGGGTGTTGAGTGAACGTCGCGCCGCCCGCGCTGCGGCTCGCAACGCCTGA